The following is a genomic window from Rhododendron vialii isolate Sample 1 chromosome 9a, ASM3025357v1.
CTAACAGTCAACTAATGGAAATTAAATAATGAATCCTTCCCTCCGGGGCAATCTCTCTATCTCAAAAATTCCTGTGCATATGTGCTTTGGGGTTTTTCAGTCGTtagattgtgtgatttttttttttttacgttttaaATTCAACAGCCGAAAAACCCCTCGGCACAGAGGTTTATGAGTTTACGGCATGAAGAATCTTGCCTTTTCCCTCCGCATTTCAAGTTCGTTAACATGATATTTGTTCCTCTAAAGATGGAGTTTTGGTTGAATAAAGATAGAGAGCCCTTTAATATTCTAATGAATGCACCTTATCAGAAAAGATAGGAAATCTTCTCGAATCTTACCCTCTAATATGAACGGATTAAATTATATACTTAAGCATGTGTCTACATTTTGCTTATTATTAAAAACCCAAACACACCTGGCGTATAAAAATTACTATACACTAAAAGCTGGAGTTATCATGTTTTTCGAGATTTATCatgattttgataaaatagaaGGTTGAGTGAATTTGACATGTTTTTAAACAACTTATCCTGTTTTTTGTTGGATCAGATAGATGATACGCATATCATGATTGTCTTCCCTTGTTCTTGAAAGCCCTTACGGGGGCCTAGCTAGCCCTCTTTCTCAACTCGAGTCGATTGAGTAAATTTATCATTTCTTTAAACAATTTCTCATGTTTTATAGTAAAATAGAAGGAAGAGAAGATAAAACAATATGATTTGGGATCGACATAGTGTTGCTTACCCAAGATCGATTCCATCTCCGATTGATAGTGAGGTGCGATTAATGGTTGACCAGCATGTTTCTCCGGCGAACCCTTTTTCATCTCCGACCCATCGGATGTCGGGACCGGCGTTGGAGAAAATGTTGATTGAGCTTTGCAATTCGTTTACCATTGAAAACCAATCATCAAGATAGTAGGCCATGTTCGCCGCGTTCTTCCCCTTAGCTCCGTCGAACCATATCTCTCTTACATTTCCATAActgaaaaaccaaaaccaaaatacaTGTTTAGAGTCCGTTTCCAAATTGACTTGGATCCTCTGCAATCTTAAATCATGACTGCAACGCTGAGTTCAAGCCCCACCTCAatatctgaaccgttcatttggTAGACCTAGTCGATAAAATCATGTGCAGATATTCAAATTGATCAACCATCAATAGATGAATAATCTGAAAAACGTCCGTCATGTGTAGAAACGAATTGATCCTGACGTAGgatgtttatttttttcaagacaaacgtgttttgataaaATCGCTATCCATACATTGATGATCAATATGAATTCCACATGAAAATTTCTTTCAAGGCCTTACAATATGAGCAATTCTTGGGGCCAGCTACCCGACAAGCAAATATGTGAAAATACTGTGGGATGGGTTATAAGGATTAGTCCGAGCTTACGAATTGCGCGCAAACTAGCCTAAAACACGGTGCAATCGTGATATAGGACTGCAGAGATTCGTCTTCCTAAGTGAAAACACAAGTAAAACTCTGcgccccctctctctttctctctctctcagcttaCTTGTTGAGTAACTCTTGTAATTGGGCCAAGTAGTATTCATTGTACTCCTGATCATGCCCGTATCTTTGGTCATGACGGTCCCACGGCGAGAGGTACAAGCCGACGTCAACGCCCCGAGGCTCGGCTGCCTTTACGAGCTCTCGAATCACATCCCCATGGCCGTTTTGCCATGGGCTTCCGATGACGGAATGGTCCGTATACTTAGAAGGCCACAAGCAAAAACCATCGTGGTGTTTTGCGGTGAGGATCATCAAAGAGATCCCGGCCTTGACCGCAGTCTCAACCCATTGGGTCGCGTTGAGGCCCGTTGGGTTGAATATGGCCGGGTTCTCGTTCCCGGTCCCCCATTCGGAGTCCGTGAAGGTGTTGACGCCGAAGTGGAGGAACATTATGACTTCCCTTTGTTGCCATTTCAGCTGTGAATATGATGGGAGAGGTAGAAttggcaatggtggtggtgttaCAATTTGTTGTGTGGAGATGGAGAGTTGGACTAGGGAAAATAGGAGAGTTGCATACAAAGAACGAGAGAACAtagtgtctctctctctctcactcatatgcttgtgaaagagagagaattgggaaGAGGTGAGCTAGGAACTAGGAACCTGGTGAGCATAGTCGTTGAAGGTGTTGAAGCCTTTAAGCCAAAAAAGGAAGGGATCCCGATCCTATCCGGTCCATTTTTTGGACCAGAGAAAACAATCCTGGTCGTAACCGTTCATTTGCTGCATGGATGCATTTTTAAACTTTGACTAACTCTTACCGGTGCATAAGAGCTTATGAGAAAATCCGAATCATTGAACCTACCAATAGACAGTTAAGATAAGGACAGTCTCTTTTGATACAAAACATGGACGGGAGAGGAGCCGGATCCAAAATGAAGTATGGATGATAGTGAGAACTCtcttgagaaaataaaatatagcCTCCCTAGATTTTTAAACAAATAATAGTATTTAACCAAGCTGTCTTTACACATAGATAACTACTATAATTGTCCTTGtttaaagaaaattatttttccagtTTGATTTAGTCAGGAATTGATATCGCACTTCACATGTGAATtactgtacttttttttttttgttaaataccCACTTGCTCCTTTTTTGGAGTAATATAAatctctaaaaatatgcaatatgaattttgtttaataattcTCGATTAGgtttataatacaaaattttcaaaattgtaaaaaaacattataaatttggacaTATAAGCGTTTAAAGAACAACgcaaataacaaaaaagaacaaaaaaaaatactgacggagggagtaataactGGAGGGCAGTTTGCACGAGGAAATGGTGAAgcttaaaataaaattttctaacCTGCCTTCCACGTTATTTACTGTCGAGGACTTATATTAAATATATTTCTGGATTAACGGTTAGATCGTGGACACGTGAACCTTAATCTCATCTGGATTTCCTCCCGATGACACTTTCGAggaattattttctatttctatatTAGGAAAGACTCTCGGCTGCCCAATGAGTGAAATAAAAGCATATACTAAAATATGTATTCTAACTCGGCTAACGTACCTTTGAAATAGGATTCATGTGAGACATGAGctagatttctttttattattattattattattattattattattattatcaataatttataaatgaatTGTGTTTGAATGAATTTTCGATGGGATCATAGGTTAAGGTCAACGGACGCCTACATAGAAAAGGAAGCAGGAGTTTAATATTTATCGAAATTGCAACACTCAAATGATAGTATATTGGATTCTTTTTTagaataggttttttttttttttttttctgtgataactcaagtgtttgGATCAACTTTCGCGTAACTCATCTAATCCTGGGAGACCAATCCCATTGCCCACTTACGGGAGCCCCAATTAAAGTTAGAGCAAAGCTCTGTATGGAATATGGACTGACCTCAATGCAGTTGATTTTAGAGGTTTCGAACTCAAGACCTTAGGAGAGAGCAAACCTCTAAATCTCAAATCTTGACCACTGAGCCAACCCTTTGAAAAATATTAGAAGTGTTACCCcctgtaaaaataaaaatattagtaCTTGCAAAGGCTGAAATCCAGTTGATTGTCCTAACAAGAGAGGAAAAAGAATCACTCCAACCAAAAATTACAAACATATAAATGGTAATGTTGGAATTGGGTATgggtttgttgttgttttgagGCAAGGTTTTTGGATGGGTGAGTCGAAGGTTGGGAAACAATAATGGAGGAGGAGTAGGGGAAAAGGGGGAAACGTTCAAATGCACACGAATTggaattgaattgattttttttttttttcaaaacgacAACGGGTGATATTATagatccaaaaaccaaaacattAAAAGAAAACTCCATCCCTAAACAAGAGATCAAGAAACTAAACAGGAGAGGACTAATCCAAAGACTACCTAACTCCAAGTAAATCCACCGCTCTAAACAGACGAAGCACTatagaaaacaaccaaaaacacctACACAGGGGTGATAGAAGCCCCACAAACGGGGAGAAATTCCACACAAGGGACACCAAAGAAGCGaaccagaaaaaagaagagaaaaaccgGTAATGGAACTGAAGCAGACTTCATCTACCTACCTAGATTTCCCACTCAGGCGACCACGATATGCAAGACGCTGCCTCTAAAAGCCGTCAGACTATATGGCGAAAGAGGCAGAGGAGGGTTTGCGGATGGTGAtttggggaggaggaggatagGGGTGAATGGAAAACGAGAGAAAACCTCTGAGATCTAAGATCGGGAGATGAAAAAATCCCAATGGGGGAGAAATCCCTCCCCTCCCATCACCCATTGGGGTGTAAAACCCTTGTGGGGAGGGGAAGGAGGAAGATGGGGCGGCGGCTTCTTTaggattagagagggagagagcaagAGGGTTGATAATTATGTGTGTTCTGTTGCTAGCTAAAGGACCTTGGAATTGaattgaaacaaacggagccataTTATCCACTAATCCACAAGCCAAATTTGCACGGGAACTTCAGTACTCCATCTGTAACCATAAGCATAATCTCGAGCCAGGATTCCAAAGTTAAAACCCCTTCATTTTCAAGTAATTTAAAATGATAATTATgctcaaaaattaattttacttgtaaaaatgaaaaatctaagAAAAAGGCCCTAAATAGCCTGAGCCCAAGCCCTTGCCCTTAGACAGGATAATTTAGGGCTGCGGACTAGGCCTAAATCTAGATTTTTTAACATTGGGCGGCCCGAACCGAACCATAAATTATGGGGCTCACGTTGGCCCGATTCACGCCCACTGCCCACTAGTCCTCAAATAAAGATTGAGATTAAATTATACTCATTTcgtccaatttgtttgtctaattccAACATACGTACCACTTAAAAGAGGTCTCGAATATTGATTGTTTAACATTCCATCACCAAAATTCCGATTGGAGtagatagaaaagaaaagaaaggattgtgTCTTCCcattattgtttttttatgaGTAACTAAGCAAACTAGGTAGGAGCGATATAGGTgacctttctttttcttaagtTGCATGTACTAGCGGTAAATCCGTGCTATGCACCGCAGTtgat
Proteins encoded in this region:
- the LOC131301703 gene encoding alpha-L-fucosidase 1-like; the encoded protein is MSERERDTMFSRSLYATLLFSLVQLSISTQQIVTPPPLPILPLPSYSQLKWQQREVIMFLHFGVNTFTDSEWGTGNENPAIFNPTGLNATQWVETAVKAGISLMILTAKHHDGFCLWPSKYTDHSVIGSPWQNGHGDVIRELVKAAEPRGVDVGLYLSPWDRHDQRYGHDQEYNEYYLAQLQELLNNYGNVREIWFDGAKGKNAANMAYYLDDWFSMVNELQSSINIFSNAGPDIRWVGDEKGFAGETCWSTINRTSLSIGDGIDLGYLNTGDSKGTDWLPAECDVSIRTGWFWHEYESPKKLKELLEIYYNSVGRNCLLLLNVPPNNTGLISDKDVQRLREFRSAIDTIFGTNLAEKWYVNASSQRGGEGGGFGPENVLDSDHLWTYWAPRNDQDKEDYWIEFKATDDGVDFNVVRIQEAIGLGQRIKRHEIYVDGDRIASGTTVGYKKLHRLKMGAVHGYSVKIRIIESRGVPLVSSVGLHFDPFWQSSSLSRRRHVPHQQA